A genomic region of Neisseria cinerea contains the following coding sequences:
- a CDS encoding penicillin-binding protein 1A, translating to MIKKIVTTCFGLVLGLCVFGVGLVAIAILVTYPKLPSLDSLQHYQPKMPLTIYSADGEVIGIYGEQRREFTKIGDFPEVLRNAVIAAEDKRFYQHWGVDVWGVARAVVGNIVAGGVQSGASTITQQVAKNFYLSSEKTFTRKFNEALLAYKIEQSLSKDKILELYFNQIYLGQRAYGFASAAQIYFNKDVRELTLAEAAMLAGLPKAPSAYNPIVNPERAKLRQKYILNNMLEEKMITLQQRDQALNEELHYERFVQKIDQSALYVAEMVRQELYEKYGEDAYTQGFKVYTTVRTDHQKVATEALRKALRNFDRGSSYRGAESYIDLSKGEDVEETVSQYLSGLYTVDKMVPAVVLDVTKRKNVVIQLPSGKRVTLDGRSLGFAARAVNNEKMGENRIRRGSVIRVRNNGGRWVVVQEPLLQGALVSLDAKTGAVRALVGGYDFHSKTFNRAAQAMRQPGSTFKPFVYSAALSKGMTASTMVNDAPISLPGKGANGSVWTPKNSDGRYSGYITLRQALTASKNMVSIRILMSIGVGYAQQYIQRFGFKPSELPASLSMALGTGETTPLKIAEAYSVFANGGYRVSSHVIDKIYDSDGRLRAQMQPLVAGQNAPQAIDPRNAYIMYKIMQDVVRVGTARGAAALGRSDIAGKTGTTNDNKDAWFVGFNPDVVTAVYIGFDKPKSMGRAGYGGTIAVPVWVDYMRFALKGGQGKGMKVPEGVVSSNGEYYMKERMVTDPGLVVDNSGIAAQPSRRIREDKEVGAEDVERGVADEVRQDVQETPVLPSNTGSKQPQLDSLF from the coding sequence ATGATTAAAAAGATTGTAACAACCTGTTTTGGGTTGGTTTTGGGATTGTGTGTGTTTGGCGTCGGATTGGTTGCAATTGCTATTTTGGTAACGTATCCGAAATTGCCTTCCTTAGACTCATTGCAACATTATCAGCCCAAAATGCCGTTAACTATTTATTCGGCAGATGGAGAGGTTATCGGTATATACGGGGAGCAACGGCGAGAATTTACAAAAATCGGCGATTTCCCCGAGGTATTGAGGAATGCGGTTATTGCTGCCGAGGATAAACGGTTTTATCAGCATTGGGGCGTGGATGTTTGGGGTGTCGCAAGGGCGGTTGTTGGCAATATTGTGGCCGGCGGGGTGCAGTCGGGTGCAAGCACGATTACGCAGCAGGTGGCGAAGAATTTTTATTTGAGCAGTGAAAAGACATTTACGCGGAAGTTCAATGAGGCGTTGCTTGCTTATAAAATCGAGCAGTCTTTGAGTAAGGATAAAATCCTTGAGCTGTATTTCAATCAAATTTACTTGGGTCAGCGCGCTTATGGTTTCGCGTCTGCCGCGCAAATCTATTTTAATAAAGATGTCAGAGAGTTAACTCTGGCGGAAGCTGCTATGCTGGCGGGGCTGCCTAAGGCTCCGTCTGCCTATAACCCGATTGTTAATCCGGAACGTGCCAAGTTGCGTCAAAAGTATATTTTGAACAACATGCTTGAGGAAAAGATGATTACCTTGCAACAGCGCGATCAGGCGTTGAATGAGGAACTGCATTATGAGCGGTTTGTTCAGAAAATTGATCAGAGCGCTCTATATGTTGCAGAAATGGTGCGTCAGGAATTGTATGAGAAGTATGGTGAAGACGCTTATACGCAGGGCTTTAAGGTTTATACGACGGTACGTACCGATCATCAGAAAGTAGCGACAGAGGCGTTGCGCAAAGCGTTGCGGAATTTTGATCGCGGCAGCAGTTATCGCGGTGCAGAAAGCTATATTGATTTGAGCAAAGGAGAAGATGTTGAAGAGACTGTCAGTCAATATCTTTCGGGACTTTATACCGTCGATAAAATGGTTCCTGCCGTCGTATTGGATGTGACTAAAAGGAAAAATGTCGTCATACAGTTGCCCAGTGGTAAGCGGGTTACGCTTGACGGTCGTTCCTTAGGTTTTGCAGCCCGTGCGGTCAATAATGAAAAAATGGGAGAGAACCGTATCCGTAGGGGTTCGGTTATACGTGTTAGGAACAATGGCGGGCGTTGGGTGGTAGTTCAAGAGCCGCTCTTGCAAGGAGCATTGGTTTCACTTGATGCCAAAACGGGTGCGGTTCGTGCGCTGGTCGGCGGTTATGATTTCCATAGTAAAACATTCAACCGTGCTGCTCAGGCTATGCGGCAGCCGGGTTCTACATTTAAGCCATTTGTTTATTCGGCAGCTTTATCTAAGGGTATGACTGCCTCCACAATGGTTAACGATGCCCCAATTTCCCTGCCTGGAAAAGGTGCAAACGGTTCGGTTTGGACGCCTAAAAATTCAGACGGCAGATATTCGGGCTACATTACTTTGAGGCAGGCATTGACTGCTTCTAAAAATATGGTTTCTATCCGTATTCTGATGTCTATCGGCGTGGGTTATGCGCAGCAATATATCCAGCGTTTCGGCTTTAAACCGTCTGAACTGCCGGCCAGTCTTTCTATGGCTTTAGGTACGGGCGAGACGACTCCTTTGAAGATAGCGGAGGCTTATAGTGTGTTTGCAAACGGGGGGTATAGGGTCTCTTCGCATGTAATCGATAAAATTTATGACAGTGACGGCAGGTTGCGTGCGCAAATGCAACCCTTGGTGGCTGGGCAAAATGCACCTCAGGCAATTGATCCGCGCAATGCCTATATTATGTATAAGATTATGCAGGATGTCGTCCGCGTCGGTACAGCAAGGGGGGCGGCCGCGTTGGGTAGGTCGGATATTGCCGGTAAAACAGGTACAACCAATGATAACAAGGATGCGTGGTTTGTCGGTTTTAATCCTGATGTGGTTACTGCCGTATATATTGGTTTTGACAAGCCTAAGAGTATGGGGCGTGCCGGTTATGGCGGCACGATTGCCGTGCCGGTTTGGGTAGACTATATGCGTTTTGCACTGAAGGGCGGACAGGGTAAAGGAATGAAAGTGCCTGAAGGGGTAGTCAGCAGTAATGGTGAATACTATATGAAGGAACGCATGGTAACCGATCCGGGTTTGGTTGTAGATAACAGTGGTATCGCAGCGCAACCCTCCCGTCGGATTAGGGAGGATAAAGAGGTGGGGGCTGAAGACGTTGAACGCGGAGTGGCTGACGAAGTACGTCAAGATGTACAGGAAACCCCTGTACTGCCAAGTAATACGGGCTCCAAACAGCCGCAACTGGATTCCCTGTTTTAA
- the yihA gene encoding ribosome biogenesis GTP-binding protein YihA/YsxC — protein MNLFQNAKFFTTVNHLKDLPDTPLEIAFVGRSNAGKSSAINTLTNHVRLAYVSKTPGRTQHINFFELQNGNFLVDLPGYGYAQVPEAIRTHWVKLLGDYLQQRKQLIGLILIMDARHPLKELDIRMLDFFHTTGRPVHILLSKADKLSKNEQIKTLSQVKKLLKPYSERQNISVQLFSSLKKQGLEEVNQTVGSWFAATDVALSLSVED, from the coding sequence ATGAATCTTTTTCAAAACGCCAAGTTCTTCACAACGGTCAACCACCTTAAAGACCTGCCCGACACCCCTCTCGAAATTGCCTTCGTCGGCAGGAGCAATGCCGGAAAATCCAGTGCTATCAACACCCTGACAAACCATGTCCGCCTCGCTTATGTTTCCAAGACACCCGGACGGACGCAACATATCAACTTCTTCGAGCTTCAAAACGGTAATTTCCTGGTTGACCTGCCCGGCTACGGTTATGCACAAGTTCCGGAAGCAATACGGACTCACTGGGTCAAGCTGCTTGGCGATTATCTCCAACAACGCAAACAGTTGATAGGCCTGATTTTGATTATGGATGCACGTCATCCTCTAAAAGAACTCGACATACGTATGTTGGATTTTTTCCACACCACAGGCCGACCGGTTCACATCCTGCTTTCAAAAGCCGACAAGTTATCCAAAAACGAACAGATTAAAACCCTGTCCCAAGTTAAAAAACTGCTCAAGCCCTACTCTGAAAGGCAGAACATCAGCGTACAGCTGTTTTCCAGCCTGAAAAAACAAGGTTTGGAAGAAGTAAACCAAACAGTTGGAAGCTGGTTTGCTGCAACAGATGTTGCCTTATCCCTTTCGGTAGAAGACTGA
- a CDS encoding c-type cytochrome has protein sequence MKRLTLLAFVLAAGAVSASPKADVEKGKQVAATVCAACHAADGNSGIAMYPRLAAQHTAYIYHQTIGIRDGKRTHGSAAVMKPMVMNLSDQDILNVSTFYAKQQPKSGEANPKENPELGAKIYRGGLSEKKLPACMSCHGPSGAGMPGGGSEIQAYPRLGGQHQAYIIDQMNAYKSGQRKNAIMADIANRMSEEDLKAVANFIQGLH, from the coding sequence ATGAAACGATTGACTTTATTGGCCTTTGTTTTGGCTGCCGGTGCGGTTTCCGCATCTCCCAAAGCGGACGTGGAAAAAGGCAAGCAGGTTGCCGCAACGGTTTGTGCGGCTTGCCATGCAGCAGACGGTAACAGCGGCATTGCTATGTATCCGCGTTTGGCGGCACAGCATACTGCTTACATCTATCATCAAACTATCGGTATCCGTGACGGCAAACGCACCCACGGTTCGGCAGCTGTGATGAAGCCAATGGTAATGAATTTGAGCGATCAGGATATTTTGAATGTATCCACATTCTATGCCAAACAGCAGCCGAAATCCGGTGAGGCAAATCCTAAGGAAAATCCCGAATTGGGCGCAAAAATTTACCGCGGCGGTTTGAGTGAGAAAAAATTACCTGCTTGTATGTCCTGCCACGGTCCGAGTGGTGCGGGTATGCCCGGGGGTGGAAGTGAGATTCAGGCTTATCCGCGCTTGGGAGGACAACATCAGGCATATATTATCGACCAGATGAACGCTTATAAATCCGGTCAGCGCAAAAATGCCATTATGGCGGATATTGCAAACCGAATGTCCGAAGAAGATTTAAAAGCAGTTGCTAACTTTATCCAGGGTTTGCATTAA
- a CDS encoding cytochrome c biogenesis protein ResB, protein MRFAVALLSLLGIASVIGTVLQQNQLQTDYLVKFGPFWTRIFDFLGLYDVYASAWFVVIMMFLVVSTSLCLIRNVPPFWREMKSFREKVKEKSLAAMRHSSLLDVKIAPDVAKRYLEVQGFQGKTINREDGSVLIAAKKGTMNKWGYIFAHIALIVICLGGLIDSNLLLKLGMLTGRIVPDNQAVYAKDFKPESILGAANLSFRGNVSISEGQSADVVFLNADNGMLVQDLPFEVKLKKFHIDFYNTGMPRDFASDIEVTDKATGKKLERTIRVNHPLTLHGITIYQASFADGGSDLTFKAWNLGDASREPVVLKATSMRQFPLDIGRHKYRLEFDQFTSMNVEDMSEDGKREKSLNSTLNDVRAVSQEGKKYTNIGPSIVYRIRDAAGQAVEYKNYMLPVLQEQDYFWITGTRSGLQQQYRWLRIPLDKQGKADTFMALREFLKDGEGLKRLVSDATKDAPAEIREQFILAAENTLNIFARKGYLGLDEFITTNIPKEQQEKMQGYFYEMLYGVMNAALDETIRRYGLPEWQQDEARNRFLLHSMDAYTGLTEYPAPMLLQLDGFSEVRSSGLQMTRSPGSLLVYLGSVLLVLGTVFMFYVREKRAWILFSDGKIRFAMSSARSERDLQKEFPKHVESLQRLGKDLNHD, encoded by the coding sequence ATGCGTTTTGCTGTCGCTCTGCTCAGCCTGTTGGGTATTGCGTCAGTAATCGGTACGGTTTTGCAGCAAAATCAGTTGCAAACAGATTACCTGGTCAAATTCGGTCCGTTTTGGACTCGGATTTTTGATTTTTTGGGTTTGTACGATGTCTATGCTTCGGCATGGTTTGTCGTCATAATGATGTTTCTGGTGGTTTCTACCAGCTTGTGTTTAATCCGTAACGTTCCGCCGTTTTGGCGTGAAATGAAGTCTTTCCGGGAAAAGGTTAAGGAAAAATCTCTGGCGGCAATGCGCCACTCTTCGCTGCTGGATGTAAAAATTGCGCCTGATGTTGCCAAACGGTATCTGGAAGTACAAGGTTTTCAGGGAAAAACCATTAACCGTGAAGACGGTTCGGTTTTGATTGCAGCTAAAAAAGGCACGATGAACAAATGGGGCTATATCTTTGCCCATATTGCTTTGATTGTCATTTGTTTGGGCGGTCTGATAGACAGCAACCTGCTGTTGAAGCTGGGTATGCTGACCGGACGGATTGTCCCAGATAATCAGGCGGTTTATGCTAAGGATTTCAAACCCGAAAGTATTTTGGGGGCTGCTAATTTGTCATTTAGGGGGAATGTCAGTATTTCCGAAGGGCAAAGTGCAGACGTAGTTTTCCTGAATGCTGACAACGGAATGCTGGTTCAGGATCTGCCTTTTGAAGTTAAGTTAAAAAAATTTCATATTGATTTTTACAATACCGGAATGCCGCGAGATTTTGCCAGCGATATTGAGGTGACGGATAAGGCTACCGGCAAGAAACTTGAGCGGACTATCCGGGTCAATCATCCGCTGACATTGCACGGTATTACCATTTATCAGGCAAGCTTTGCGGATGGCGGTTCGGATTTGACATTTAAGGCGTGGAATCTGGGTGATGCCTCGCGAGAACCTGTTGTATTGAAGGCGACGTCTATGCGGCAGTTCCCGCTGGATATCGGCAGGCATAAATACCGTCTTGAATTTGATCAGTTTACTTCGATGAACGTGGAGGACATGAGTGAGGACGGGAAACGGGAAAAAAGTCTGAATTCCACCTTGAATGATGTCCGTGCCGTCTCTCAGGAAGGTAAGAAATACACCAATATCGGTCCTTCCATTGTTTACCGCATTCGTGATGCGGCAGGGCAGGCGGTCGAATATAAAAACTATATGCTGCCGGTTTTGCAGGAACAGGATTATTTTTGGATTACCGGCACGCGCAGCGGTTTGCAACAGCAATACCGTTGGCTGCGTATTCCTTTGGACAAACAAGGGAAAGCGGACACTTTCATGGCATTGCGCGAGTTTTTGAAAGATGGGGAAGGGCTGAAGCGCCTGGTATCTGATGCCACTAAAGACGCGCCTGCCGAAATCAGGGAACAGTTTATACTGGCGGCAGAAAATACGCTGAATATCTTTGCGCGAAAGGGCTATTTGGGATTGGATGAGTTTATTACAACCAATATTCCGAAAGAGCAGCAGGAGAAAATGCAGGGTTATTTTTATGAAATGCTTTATGGTGTGATGAATGCGGCTTTGGATGAAACCATCCGCCGATACGGATTGCCGGAATGGCAGCAGGATGAAGCGCGAAACCGTTTCTTACTGCACAGTATGGATGCATACACGGGATTAACGGAATATCCCGCCCCAATGCTGCTGCAACTGGATGGGTTTTCGGAAGTGCGTTCCTCAGGTTTGCAGATGACCCGCTCGCCCGGTTCGCTTTTGGTCTATCTCGGTTCGGTATTGTTGGTTTTAGGTACGGTATTCATGTTTTATGTGCGGGAAAAGCGTGCATGGATATTGTTTTCAGATGGCAAAATCCGTTTTGCCATGTCTTCTGCCCGCAGCGAACGGGATTTGCAGAAGGAATTTCCAAAACATGTCGAGAGTCTGCAACGGCTCGGCAAGGACTTGAATCATGACTGA
- the ccsB gene encoding c-type cytochrome biogenesis protein CcsB, producing MTEHYKTLPEHELLVRKSFIRNLNIWDWVFAALVFSGTVFVQTLSGVRMDIYETVILWVSAGIAVFLGWFFKPVRWFVPLCILLAYAAVGLYGGNIKSAEGFLLRYFLSSQSAIMWQCAFVFFALFAYISGAVLASVKNVPTNTLLGIGNVFAWVSALAGFTGLLVRWHESYLLRPDAGHIPVSNLYEVFILFLVITALMYLYYEGKFAIQKLGGFVFSFMAVVVGFVLWYSVSREAHTIQPLIPALQSWWMKIHVPANFIGYGAFCISAMLAIAELVSLNAEEKGRKTWLPPSALIDEVMYKAIAVGFLFFTIATILGALWAADAWGRYWSWDPKETWAFIVWLNYAVWLHLRLVAGWRGRVLAWWAIIGLFVTAFAFIGVNMFLSGLHSYGTL from the coding sequence ATGACTGAACACTATAAAACCCTTCCTGAACACGAACTGCTGGTCCGAAAGTCTTTTATCCGTAATTTGAATATCTGGGATTGGGTGTTTGCCGCGCTGGTTTTTTCGGGTACGGTTTTTGTACAGACTTTATCCGGTGTCCGTATGGATATATATGAAACGGTTATTTTATGGGTAAGTGCCGGTATTGCCGTGTTTTTGGGCTGGTTTTTCAAACCTGTACGCTGGTTTGTGCCACTGTGCATATTGCTTGCTTATGCTGCCGTCGGTTTGTACGGGGGCAACATCAAATCGGCAGAAGGATTTTTGCTGCGGTATTTCCTAAGCAGTCAGTCGGCGATTATGTGGCAGTGCGCATTCGTCTTTTTCGCTTTGTTTGCCTATATTTCGGGCGCGGTTTTGGCAAGTGTCAAAAATGTGCCGACTAATACGCTTTTGGGTATAGGAAACGTATTTGCGTGGGTGTCGGCACTGGCGGGGTTTACGGGACTTTTAGTGCGTTGGCACGAAAGCTATCTGCTCCGTCCGGATGCAGGTCATATTCCCGTGTCCAACCTTTATGAAGTCTTCATCCTGTTTTTGGTGATTACCGCGCTGATGTATCTTTATTATGAAGGTAAGTTCGCCATACAGAAATTAGGCGGTTTCGTATTCAGTTTTATGGCGGTCGTCGTCGGCTTTGTATTATGGTACAGCGTATCCCGTGAGGCTCATACCATCCAGCCGCTGATTCCGGCATTGCAATCTTGGTGGATGAAGATACACGTTCCGGCAAACTTTATCGGTTACGGCGCATTTTGTATTTCTGCCATGCTGGCTATTGCCGAACTGGTTTCCTTGAATGCGGAAGAGAAGGGAAGGAAGACGTGGCTGCCGCCGTCGGCATTGATTGATGAGGTTATGTATAAGGCGATTGCCGTCGGCTTTTTGTTTTTTACCATTGCGACCATTTTGGGTGCGCTGTGGGCGGCAGATGCGTGGGGCCGTTATTGGAGTTGGGACCCGAAAGAGACTTGGGCGTTTATCGTTTGGTTGAATTATGCCGTGTGGCTGCATTTGAGGTTGGTTGCCGGTTGGCGCGGACGCGTGTTGGCATGGTGGGCAATTATCGGCTTGTTTGTAACTGCCTTTGCCTTTATCGGGGTCAATATGTTCCTGAGCGGCCTGCATTCTTATGGAACGCTGTAA
- the tsaD gene encoding tRNA (adenosine(37)-N6)-threonylcarbamoyltransferase complex transferase subunit TsaD, whose product MLVLGIESSCDETGVALYDTERGLLAHHLHTQMAMHAEYGGVVPELASRDHIRRLVPLTEGCLKEAGVSYGDVDAVAFTQGPGLGGALLAGSSYANALAFALDKPVIPVHHLEGHLLSPLLADEKPEFPFVALLVSGGHTQIMAVRGIGDYELLGESVDDAAGEAFDKTAKLLGLPYPGGAKLSELAKSGSPEAFIFPRPMIHSDDLQMSFSGLKTAVLTAVEKVREANGSETIPEQTRNDICRAFQDAVVDVLTAKVKKALLQTGFRTLVVAGGVGANWKLRETFGSLSVQEPVQKGRPKNREEKVNVFFPPMAYCTDNGAMIAFAGAMHLKTGREAGAFNVRPRWPLSEIVK is encoded by the coding sequence ATGTTGGTATTAGGAATCGAATCTTCATGTGACGAAACCGGTGTCGCGCTTTATGATACGGAGCGCGGCCTTTTGGCACATCATTTGCATACGCAGATGGCAATGCACGCCGAGTATGGCGGTGTTGTGCCGGAATTGGCAAGCCGCGACCATATACGACGATTGGTTCCGCTGACAGAAGGTTGCTTGAAGGAAGCCGGAGTGTCGTATGGCGACGTCGATGCAGTTGCCTTTACCCAAGGCCCAGGTTTGGGCGGTGCGTTGCTGGCGGGGTCGAGTTACGCCAATGCCCTGGCTTTTGCGCTGGATAAGCCCGTTATCCCCGTCCATCATTTGGAAGGACATTTACTTTCCCCCCTGTTGGCGGATGAAAAACCCGAATTTCCTTTTGTCGCCCTGCTGGTTTCGGGCGGGCATACTCAGATTATGGCCGTACGGGGAATCGGCGATTACGAACTTCTAGGAGAAAGTGTCGATGATGCGGCCGGCGAGGCATTCGATAAAACGGCAAAATTGCTCGGATTGCCGTATCCGGGTGGCGCAAAGCTTTCCGAACTTGCCAAATCAGGCAGCCCCGAAGCCTTTATTTTCCCACGCCCGATGATTCATTCCGACGATTTGCAGATGAGTTTTTCGGGATTGAAAACCGCTGTTTTGACTGCCGTTGAAAAAGTGCGCGAGGCAAACGGTTCGGAAACCATACCCGAGCAAACCCGTAACGACATTTGCCGTGCATTTCAGGATGCGGTTGTGGACGTATTGACGGCAAAAGTGAAAAAGGCCTTGTTGCAGACGGGATTCAGAACGCTGGTTGTGGCAGGCGGTGTTGGTGCGAATTGGAAGCTGCGCGAAACGTTCGGCAGCTTGTCGGTGCAAGAACCTGTGCAAAAAGGCAGGCCGAAAAACCGCGAGGAAAAGGTCAATGTATTTTTTCCACCGATGGCATATTGCACGGACAACGGCGCAATGATTGCTTTTGCAGGTGCAATGCATTTGAAAACGGGTAGAGAGGCCGGCGCATTCAATGTACGCCCGCGCTGGCCGTTGTCCGAAATCGTCAAATGA
- a CDS encoding lysophospholipid acyltransferase family protein, which yields MHILLTALLKSFSLLPLPFLHKLGVFLGHLAFYLRKEDRERIIANMRQAGMNPDPKTVKAVFAETAKSGLELALAFFKKPEDIETLFKSVQGWEYVQEALDKHEGLLFITPHIGSYDLGGRYISQRLPFPLTAMYKPPKIKAIDKVMQAGRVRGKGKTAPTSIQGVKQIIKALRAGEATIVLPDHVPSPQEGGEGVWVDFFGKPAYTMTLAAKLANVKGVSTLFFCSERLPDGQGFALHISPLQGELTGDKTHDAAVFNRNTEYWIRRFPTQYLFMYNRYKAP from the coding sequence ATGCACATCCTACTGACCGCCCTGCTCAAATCCTTTTCCCTGCTGCCCCTGCCCTTTCTGCACAAATTGGGTGTTTTCCTCGGACATCTGGCGTTTTACCTGCGCAAAGAAGACCGAGAACGCATTATTGCCAATATGCGTCAGGCAGGCATGAATCCCGACCCGAAAACGGTGAAAGCCGTATTTGCGGAAACAGCAAAAAGCGGTTTGGAACTTGCCCTCGCATTTTTCAAAAAACCGGAGGACATCGAAACACTGTTCAAGTCGGTACAGGGTTGGGAATATGTTCAAGAAGCTTTGGACAAACACGAAGGGCTGCTGTTTATCACGCCGCACATAGGCAGCTACGACTTAGGGGGGCGATATATCAGCCAAAGGCTGCCATTCCCCTTAACCGCCATGTATAAACCGCCGAAAATTAAAGCAATAGACAAAGTGATGCAGGCAGGCAGGGTTCGCGGCAAAGGAAAAACCGCGCCTACCAGCATACAAGGGGTCAAACAAATCATCAAAGCCCTACGTGCGGGCGAAGCAACCATCGTCCTGCCCGACCATGTCCCCTCCCCTCAAGAAGGCGGGGAAGGCGTATGGGTGGATTTCTTCGGCAAACCTGCCTATACCATGACGCTGGCGGCAAAACTGGCAAACGTCAAAGGCGTAAGTACGCTGTTCTTTTGCAGCGAACGCCTGCCTGACGGGCAGGGTTTTGCCTTACACATCAGTCCCCTTCAAGGAGAATTGACCGGCGACAAAACCCATGATGCCGCCGTATTCAACCGCAATACCGAATATTGGATACGCCGCTTTCCTACCCAGTATCTGTTCATGTACAACCGCTATAAAGCACCGTAA
- the metK gene encoding methionine adenosyltransferase: protein MSEYLFTSESVSEGHPDKVADQVSDAILDAILAQDPKARVAAETLVNTGLCVLAGEITTTAQVDYIKVARETIKRIGYNSSELGFDANGCAVGVYYDQQSPDIAQGVNEGEGIDLNQGAGDQGLMFGYACDETPTLMPFAIYYSHRLMQRQSELRKDGRLPWLRPDAKAQLTVVYDSETGKVKRIDTVVLSTQHDPAISHEELSKAVIEQIIKPVLPSELLTDETKYLINPTGRFVIGGPQGDCGLTGRKIIVDTYGGAAPHGGGAFSGKDPSKVDRSAAYACRYVAKNIVAAGLATQCQIQVSYAIGVAEPTSISIDTFGTGKISEEKLIALVREHFDLRPKGIVQMLDLLRPIYGKSAAYGHFGREEPEFTWERTDKAAALKAAAGL from the coding sequence ATGAGCGAATATCTGTTTACTTCCGAATCGGTATCCGAAGGCCATCCGGATAAAGTTGCCGACCAAGTATCTGATGCAATTTTGGATGCCATCTTGGCGCAAGACCCCAAAGCGCGTGTCGCGGCGGAAACCTTGGTCAACACAGGCTTGTGCGTATTGGCGGGCGAAATTACCACCACCGCCCAAGTGGACTACATCAAAGTCGCACGTGAAACCATCAAACGCATCGGCTACAACTCCTCCGAACTGGGTTTTGACGCCAACGGCTGCGCAGTCGGCGTGTACTACGACCAACAATCCCCCGACATCGCCCAAGGCGTAAACGAAGGCGAAGGTATCGACTTGAACCAAGGCGCAGGCGACCAAGGTCTGATGTTCGGCTACGCCTGCGACGAAACCCCGACCCTGATGCCGTTTGCCATCTATTACAGCCACCGCCTGATGCAGCGTCAAAGCGAATTGCGCAAAGACGGCCGCCTGCCTTGGCTGCGCCCTGATGCTAAAGCGCAGCTGACCGTGGTTTACGACAGCGAAACCGGCAAAGTAAAACGCATCGACACCGTCGTCCTGTCTACCCAGCACGATCCTGCCATCAGCCATGAAGAACTGAGCAAAGCCGTGATTGAGCAGATTATCAAGCCCGTTTTGCCGTCTGAACTGCTGACCGACGAAACCAAATACCTGATCAACCCGACCGGCCGCTTCGTTATCGGCGGCCCGCAAGGCGACTGCGGTCTGACCGGCCGTAAAATCATCGTCGATACCTACGGCGGCGCAGCTCCGCACGGCGGCGGCGCGTTCTCCGGCAAAGACCCGTCCAAAGTGGACCGTTCCGCCGCTTACGCTTGCCGCTATGTTGCGAAAAACATCGTAGCCGCCGGTTTGGCAACCCAATGCCAAATCCAAGTTTCCTACGCCATCGGCGTTGCCGAACCGACTTCGATTTCCATCGACACTTTCGGCACAGGCAAAATCAGCGAAGAAAAACTGATTGCCTTAGTTCGCGAACATTTCGACCTGCGTCCTAAAGGCATCGTCCAAATGCTCGATCTCTTGCGCCCTATTTACGGCAAATCCGCCGCCTACGGCCACTTCGGCCGCGAAGAGCCTGAATTTACTTGGGAGCGCACTGACAAAGCTGCCGCACTGAAGGCAGCTGCAGGGCTGTAA